A genomic region of Oncorhynchus mykiss isolate Arlee chromosome 2, USDA_OmykA_1.1, whole genome shotgun sequence contains the following coding sequences:
- the pparab gene encoding peroxisome proliferator-activated receptor alpha b isoform X2: MSHNAIRFGRMPQSEKLKLKAEILTGDREVEDPQQADQKTLARHIYEAYLKNFNMNKAKARTILTGKTSTPPFVIHDMETLQLAEQTLVAKMVGTAGGHLLEKEAEVRIFHCCQCTSVETVTELTEFAKSVPGFSSLDLNDQVTLLKYGVYEALFALLASCMNKDGLLVAYGSGFITREFLKSLRRPFSDMMEPKFQFAMKFNGLELDDSDLALFVAAIICCGDRPGLVNVTHIECMQENIVQVLQLHLLANHPDDTFLFPNLLQKLADLRQLVTEHAQLVQEIKKTEDTSLHPLLQEIYRDMY, encoded by the exons ATGTCCCACAATG CGATCCGTTTTGGTCGGATGCCCCAGTCTGAGAAGCTGAAGCTGAAGGCAGAGATCCTGACGGGTGACAGGGAGGTGGAGGACCCCCAGCAGGCCGACCAGAAGACTTTGGCTAGGCACATTTATGAGGCCTACCTCAAGAACTTCAACATGAACAAGGCCAAAGCCCGCACCATCCTCACTGGCAAGACGAGCACTCCA CCCTTCGTCATCCATGACATGGAGACCCTCCAGCTGGCAGAGCAGACCCTGGTGGCTAAGATGGTGGGCACGGCCGGTGGCCATCTGCTTGAGAAGGAGGCTGAGGTCCGCATCTTCCACTGCTGCCAGTGCACCTCCGTAGAGACGGTCACAGAGCTAACCGAGTTCGCCAAGTCTGTCCCCGGCTTCTCCAGCCTGGACCTGAACGACCAGGTGACTCTGCTGAAGTACGGCGTGTATGAGGCACTGTTCGCCCTGCTGGCATCGTGTATGAACAAGGATGGCCTCCTGGTGGCCTACGGATCGGGCTTCATCACCAGGGAGTTCCTCAAGAGTCTGAGGAGGCCCTTCAGCGACATGATGGAGCCAAAGTTTCAGTTCGCCATGAAGTTCAACGGGCTGGAGCTGGATGACAGTGACCTGGCTCTGTTTGTGGCTGCCATCATCTGCtgtggag ACCGCCCTGGCCTGGTGAACGTGACCCACATTGAGTGCATGCAGGAGAACATTGTTCAGGTGCTGCAGCTCCACCTGCTGGCCAACCACCCAGACGACACCTTCCTCTTCCCCAATCTGCTGCAGAAACTTGCCGACCTCCGTCAACTGGTCACCGAGCATGCGCAGTTGGTCCAGGAGATCAAGAAGACAGAGGACACGTCACTCCACCCCCTGCTGCAGGAGATCTATAGGGACATGTACTGA